The following are encoded together in the Phaseolus vulgaris cultivar G19833 chromosome 9, P. vulgaris v2.0, whole genome shotgun sequence genome:
- the LOC137822475 gene encoding uncharacterized protein, producing MESHASNSISHSNHNNNNNNNHHHHHHHHHPRFKPSQPISDRIVRALRHRLRLLHRAGSTFFIFGATGNVYTVTLSSTPSCTCPDRTTPCKHILFVFIRVLGVSLDDVCLRRRTLRPCQIERLLGTPTLPEAVAGGTLRQRFHQLFFGGGSTRPKIETEEGATCPVCLEEMGKEQNLVACGTCRNPIHEECLMRWKRTRGRRTASCVICRARWRDRVEQDKYLNLSAYVSEDDMGEPAGGLCTG from the coding sequence ATGGAATCCCATGCCTCCAATTCCATTTCTCATTCTAACcataacaacaacaacaacaacaaccatcatcaccatcaccaccaccaccaccctaGGTTCAAACCAAGCCAACCCATCTCGGACCGGATAGTCCGTGCCCTCCGCCACCGTCTCCGCCTCCTCCACCGTGCCGGCTCCACCTTCTTCATATTCGGTGCCACTGGTAACGTCTACACGGTCACCCTCTCCTCCACGCCCTCGTGCACCTGCCCTGACCGTACAACCCCATGCAAGCACATTCTCTTTGTTTTCATTCGAGTTTTGGGCGTGTCCCTTGATGACGTGTGTCTAAGGAGGAGGACCCTTCGACCCTGCCAGATCGAACGCCTCCTCGGCACGCCCACGTTGCCGGAGGCAGTGGCAGGCGGCACCCTCCGGCAGAGGTTCCACCAGCTCTTCTTTGGCGGAGGGTCAACGAGGCCAAAGATAGAGACGGAGGAGGGTGCCACGTGCCCGGTTTGCCTTGAGGAAATGGGGAAGGAGCAAAACCTGGTTGCATGTGGGACATGCCGTAACCCTATTCATGAAGAGTGTTTGATGAGGTGGAAGAGAACAAGGGGAAGAAGAACGGCTAGCTGTGTGATTTGTAGAGCGAGGTGGAGGGACAGGGTGGAGCAGGATAAGTATCTGAACCTCTCTGCGTATGTTAGTGAAGATGACATGGGAGAACCTGCTGGGGGACTCTGCACTGGCTGA